The Chryseobacterium geocarposphaerae genome has a window encoding:
- a CDS encoding NADAR family protein produces the protein MKYHLQNIIERFQRKEKLKFLFFWGHTAKDEITKSCFSQWFPFKFEENGIVYKTAEHYMMAGKARLFNDHETLQEILTSNSPNQAKSLGRKVKNFDPKIWDEHKYDIVKQGNLLKFSQNEKFKEFLLSTNDKILVEASPYDKIWGIGMLETDTRAENPLLWNGESLLGFALMEVRDELRR, from the coding sequence ATGAAATATCACTTACAAAATATAATTGAAAGATTCCAGAGAAAGGAAAAGCTGAAGTTTTTATTCTTTTGGGGACATACTGCGAAAGATGAAATTACAAAGTCGTGTTTCAGTCAATGGTTTCCTTTTAAGTTCGAAGAAAACGGAATTGTCTACAAAACAGCTGAACATTATATGATGGCTGGAAAAGCAAGATTATTTAATGATCATGAGACTTTACAGGAAATATTAACTTCAAATTCTCCTAATCAGGCAAAAAGTCTGGGTAGAAAAGTCAAGAATTTTGATCCTAAAATCTGGGATGAGCATAAGTATGATATTGTAAAGCAGGGAAATCTTTTGAAATTTTCACAAAATGAAAAGTTTAAGGAATTTTTGCTTTCAACAAATGATAAGATTTTGGTAGAAGCCAGTCCATACGATAAAATATGGGGAATTGGAATGCTGGAAACAGATACGAGAGCAGAAAATCCATTGTTATGGAATGGTGAAAGTCTCTTAGGATTTGCTTTAATGGAAGTAAGAGACGAATTAAGAAGGTAA
- a CDS encoding 2OG-Fe(II) oxygenase, producing the protein MKKKELHPQIFIIENFLTDEECDHYIELTKDKVFEEAKINMGGQQMMSKGIRNNDRLMVFDNDLAKNLFEKAVEFLPQTHEDYKVLDFNEMFRIYKYSSGQRFKMHRDGSYIRNENEKSFYTFLIYLNDDFEGGETEFENLFTVTPKKGSALVFYHPLRHEGKTLISGLKYVLRTDVMYSKE; encoded by the coding sequence ATGAAAAAGAAAGAATTACACCCACAGATTTTTATTATAGAGAATTTTCTGACTGATGAAGAATGTGATCATTATATTGAACTAACGAAAGATAAAGTCTTTGAAGAAGCCAAAATCAATATGGGAGGGCAACAAATGATGAGCAAAGGAATTCGAAATAATGACAGGCTGATGGTTTTCGATAACGATTTAGCTAAAAATCTTTTCGAAAAAGCGGTTGAATTTCTTCCTCAGACTCATGAAGATTACAAAGTTTTAGATTTTAACGAAATGTTCAGAATTTACAAATATTCTTCCGGACAAAGATTCAAAATGCATCGTGACGGAAGCTACATCAGAAATGAAAATGAGAAAAGCTTTTACACTTTTTTAATTTATCTGAATGACGATTTTGAAGGTGGAGAAACCGAATTTGAAAATCTGTTCACTGTGACACCGAAGAAAGGTTCTGCATTGGTTTTTTACCATCCTTTGAGACATGAAGGAAAAACTTTAATCAGTGGTTTAAAATATGTTTTGAGAACGGATGTCATGTACTCTAAAGAATAG
- a CDS encoding adenylosuccinate synthetase has protein sequence MKTAQIIIGLGFGDEGKGITTDFLAQQHPESVVIRFSGGQQAAHTVMIDDKKHIHSSFASGALRGLPSYFTEHCTIHPTFLFNEREELIQKNGNIELTIHPLAKVTTPFDVLYNRKNVKNLEHGTCGKGVGATMKRNESPFKLFAVDLIAPRAMLIEKLKGIANYYGFEEGEEIENALQDFLEAIDKIDWKIEGYEYLKSFNHLIFEGSQGILLDMDHGVFPNVTYANTTSKNAYEICKVLKIENIEMFYVTRNYSTRHGSGWMSNEKPLNLKNNEEETCTFNEYQKDLRFGDLDYELLNYALKVDEAYVVAKKKNLVVTCLDQLDETFKIENLKMKFDAVFGSYSPYSKDFKRMN, from the coding sequence ATGAAAACAGCACAAATAATTATAGGCTTAGGATTTGGGGACGAAGGCAAAGGTATTACCACCGATTTTCTGGCTCAGCAACATCCTGAGTCTGTAGTTATTCGGTTTTCAGGAGGTCAACAGGCGGCGCATACGGTGATGATTGATGATAAAAAACACATTCATTCCAGCTTTGCGAGTGGTGCGCTGCGTGGTTTGCCTTCGTATTTCACGGAACATTGCACGATTCATCCGACGTTTTTATTCAATGAAAGAGAAGAATTAATTCAGAAAAACGGAAATATAGAATTGACTATACATCCGTTAGCAAAAGTAACAACACCTTTTGATGTTTTATACAATAGAAAAAATGTCAAAAATTTAGAACATGGAACCTGCGGAAAAGGAGTAGGTGCAACAATGAAAAGAAATGAAAGTCCGTTTAAATTATTTGCAGTTGATTTAATCGCTCCAAGAGCGATGCTGATTGAAAAATTAAAAGGAATTGCCAATTATTATGGTTTTGAAGAAGGAGAAGAAATTGAAAATGCACTGCAGGATTTTTTAGAAGCCATCGATAAGATTGATTGGAAAATAGAAGGGTATGAGTATTTAAAATCATTTAACCATCTTATTTTTGAAGGAAGCCAGGGAATTTTACTGGATATGGATCACGGTGTTTTCCCAAATGTAACCTATGCAAATACGACTTCAAAGAACGCTTATGAAATCTGCAAAGTATTAAAAATTGAAAATATTGAAATGTTTTATGTGACCAGAAATTATTCAACCCGTCACGGAAGCGGATGGATGAGCAATGAAAAACCATTAAACTTGAAAAATAATGAAGAAGAAACCTGTACTTTTAATGAATATCAAAAAGATCTGCGTTTCGGAGATCTGGATTATGAACTGTTGAATTATGCGTTAAAAGTTGATGAAGCTTATGTTGTTGCCAAAAAGAAAAATCTGGTAGTAACTTGCTTAGATCAGTTGGATGAAACATTTAAAATAGAAAATCTTAAGATGAAATTTGATGCAGTTTTTGGATCTTATTCGCCTTATTCAAAAGATTTTAAAAGAATGAATTGA
- a CDS encoding TIGR02452 family protein, whose translation MLLIIESNFKKFPPRLEWQPIFYPVLDEGYASEIAEKWNTRDDAGNYLGFVTEFEVLEEVANQYPAQNVGARNHNELWVPSEELDTFNQAIVGDIKVTKVFMGKDFKEPANADVENLLLNIKKLTMTNKGMAKDTLEILARKYYINEHNEKVNIENELEVSTKETVLFYPEELSELANNELPETNFETQFEVWRCSSLKAILQLAEEENQEKIMCLNFASAKNPGGGFINGAEAQEESLARTSGLHESLLQGWDYYKVHREMESCFYTDMMIYSPKVPVFRKDKGELLPKPVLCNFIASPAVNAGVVKRQEPERAHEIFGAMDVRTDKMLALALHQGNETLILGAWGCGVFKNDPKEIAELFKKHLHGKYKNKFKRVVFAILSKKEEMIKPFEEI comes from the coding sequence ATGCTTTTAATTATCGAAAGCAATTTCAAAAAATTTCCTCCAAGATTAGAATGGCAACCCATTTTCTATCCCGTTTTAGATGAAGGTTACGCTTCCGAAATCGCTGAAAAATGGAACACAAGAGATGACGCCGGAAATTATCTTGGTTTTGTAACAGAATTTGAAGTATTAGAAGAAGTTGCCAATCAATATCCTGCACAAAATGTTGGAGCTAGAAATCACAATGAACTGTGGGTTCCTTCGGAAGAATTGGATACTTTTAATCAGGCGATTGTAGGAGATATTAAAGTGACGAAAGTATTTATGGGAAAAGATTTTAAAGAACCTGCAAATGCTGATGTAGAAAATTTACTATTAAATATAAAAAAACTGACGATGACCAATAAAGGAATGGCAAAAGATACACTGGAGATCTTGGCCAGGAAATATTATATTAACGAGCACAACGAAAAAGTAAATATAGAAAACGAGCTAGAAGTTTCGACAAAAGAAACAGTTCTGTTTTATCCTGAAGAACTTTCAGAACTCGCAAACAACGAACTTCCTGAAACTAATTTTGAAACTCAGTTTGAAGTCTGGAGATGCAGTTCTTTAAAAGCAATTTTACAATTAGCCGAAGAAGAAAATCAGGAAAAAATAATGTGCCTGAATTTCGCATCGGCAAAAAATCCTGGTGGTGGTTTTATTAACGGAGCCGAGGCACAGGAAGAAAGCTTGGCGAGAACTTCTGGATTGCATGAAAGCTTGCTTCAAGGATGGGACTATTATAAAGTTCATCGCGAAATGGAATCTTGCTTTTATACCGATATGATGATTTACAGTCCAAAAGTTCCGGTTTTCAGAAAGGATAAAGGCGAATTGCTGCCGAAACCGGTTTTATGTAATTTTATCGCGTCTCCCGCGGTAAATGCAGGAGTTGTCAAACGTCAGGAGCCGGAAAGAGCTCACGAAATTTTTGGGGCAATGGATGTAAGAACAGATAAAATGCTGGCTTTGGCTTTACATCAGGGAAATGAAACCTTGATTTTAGGAGCTTGGGGATGCGGTGTTTTTAAAAATGATCCGAAAGAAATTGCTGAATTATTTAAAAAGCATCTTCATGGAAAGTATAAAAATAAATTTAAAAGAGTGGTTTTTGCAATTCTCTCGAAGAAGGAGGAGATGATAAAGCCGTTTGAAGAAATATAA
- a CDS encoding ADP-ribosylglycohydrolase family protein — MRTNKLLLASKSLTGISIGDAFGESFFGEESLMKSYIHQRIIPESTLDFTDDTIMAIAVFKSLEKFGEICQDFLAEEFTKNYYLDINRGYGPSMHQYFRKVKSGENWKEVSYSKFEGQGSMGNGGAMRAAVIGAYFYDDFDKLKLNAELSCEVTHASKEAIEGTKAIALAAAFVVQEKLELIKLSQQEFIQKIQSELDDSDMKSKLNKALYLDGNPSTELLVKTLGNGIKMTAQDTVPIVIWMLSRYRNNFEECFWNTVSALGDRDTTCAMAGGISILCCDENTIPTWTKNVENWKNSKFYEN; from the coding sequence ATGAGGACAAATAAACTTTTACTTGCTTCAAAATCACTGACTGGTATTTCTATTGGCGACGCTTTTGGAGAAAGTTTTTTCGGAGAAGAAAGTTTGATGAAAAGCTATATTCATCAGAGAATCATTCCTGAAAGCACTTTAGATTTTACAGATGATACGATCATGGCAATTGCTGTTTTCAAATCTTTAGAAAAATTCGGAGAAATTTGTCAGGATTTTCTGGCAGAAGAGTTTACAAAAAACTATTATTTGGATATCAATCGAGGTTATGGACCTTCGATGCATCAATATTTCAGGAAGGTAAAAAGCGGAGAAAACTGGAAAGAGGTTTCTTATTCAAAATTTGAAGGACAAGGCTCGATGGGTAATGGTGGAGCAATGAGAGCGGCGGTCATTGGAGCTTATTTTTATGATGATTTTGACAAACTTAAATTGAATGCAGAACTTTCTTGTGAAGTTACCCATGCGAGCAAAGAAGCAATTGAAGGAACAAAAGCAATTGCTTTGGCTGCAGCTTTTGTGGTTCAGGAAAAATTGGAATTAATAAAACTTAGTCAACAGGAATTTATCCAAAAAATTCAGTCTGAATTAGATGATTCCGATATGAAAAGCAAGTTAAATAAAGCACTTTATTTAGACGGAAATCCGAGTACTGAATTATTAGTCAAAACTTTAGGAAACGGAATTAAAATGACGGCTCAAGACACTGTTCCGATTGTCATCTGGATGCTTTCGAGATACAGAAATAATTTTGAAGAATGTTTTTGGAATACCGTTTCGGCTTTAGGCGACAGGGATACAACCTGTGCAATGGCTGGAGGAATAAGTATTTTATGTTGCGATGAAAATACAATTCCTACTTGGACAAAAAATGTTGAAAACTGGAAAAACAGCAAATTTTATGAAAATTGA
- a CDS encoding O-acetyl-ADP-ribose deacetylase: MKIELIKGDITKIQADAIVNAANSSLLGGGGVDGAIHRAGGKQILDECIEIRNRQGKCKTGEAVVTTAGNLPAKYVIHTVGPVWNGDEEKCSDLLVNCYQNSLKIAESLNVKTIAFPNISTGIYRFPKELAGKIAIDEVRNFKSEVIEKVIFVCFDDENEEIYKKLLEIH, encoded by the coding sequence ATGAAAATTGAATTAATAAAAGGCGACATCACCAAAATACAAGCAGATGCCATCGTAAACGCAGCCAATTCTTCCTTACTTGGCGGTGGCGGTGTCGACGGAGCAATTCATCGTGCAGGAGGAAAACAAATTCTGGATGAATGTATCGAAATCAGAAACCGACAAGGGAAATGCAAAACGGGTGAAGCGGTTGTAACCACAGCCGGAAACCTTCCTGCAAAATATGTGATTCACACAGTCGGTCCGGTTTGGAATGGAGATGAAGAAAAATGTTCAGATTTATTGGTAAATTGTTATCAAAATTCTTTGAAAATTGCGGAAAGTTTGAATGTTAAAACGATTGCTTTTCCTAATATAAGCACGGGAATTTATAGATTTCCAAAAGAATTGGCTGGAAAGATTGCTATTGACGAAGTAAGGAATTTCAAATCAGAGGTCATAGAAAAAGTTATTTTTGTCTGCTTTGATGATGAAAATGAAGAGATTTATAAAAAGCTTTTAGAAATACATTAA
- a CDS encoding SIR2 family NAD-dependent protein deacylase — protein sequence MKKLTILTGAGISAESGIKTFRDGDGLWENHSITDVASPEGWRKDRALVLEFYNQRRRQLHEVEPNDAHRLLAELEKHFDVQIITQNIDDLHERAGSTNIIHLHGELFKSCSCNNKYLIYEQKSDINIGDKAEDGAQLRPFIVWFGEDVPLMREASKKAKEADIFLVIGTSLQVYPAAGLLHDIKDDCLLTVINPNETGFGYGQRAVVMKETATQGMKLLFDKLLDLA from the coding sequence ATGAAAAAACTAACCATATTAACCGGCGCCGGAATCAGTGCCGAAAGCGGAATAAAAACTTTCAGAGATGGAGATGGTCTTTGGGAAAATCATAGTATAACGGATGTGGCAAGTCCGGAAGGATGGCGAAAAGACAGAGCTTTGGTATTGGAATTTTACAATCAGAGACGCCGACAGCTTCATGAAGTGGAACCAAACGATGCACACAGATTATTGGCAGAGCTGGAAAAGCATTTCGATGTTCAGATTATCACACAAAACATCGACGATTTGCATGAAAGAGCGGGCTCTACCAATATCATTCATCTTCACGGAGAGCTGTTCAAATCATGTTCATGCAACAATAAATACCTGATTTACGAACAAAAAAGCGACATCAACATCGGTGATAAAGCTGAAGATGGCGCTCAGTTGCGACCTTTTATCGTTTGGTTTGGAGAAGATGTTCCTTTGATGAGAGAAGCTTCAAAAAAAGCAAAAGAAGCAGATATTTTTCTGGTGATCGGAACCTCTTTGCAGGTGTATCCGGCTGCAGGATTACTGCATGATATCAAGGATGATTGTCTGTTGACTGTGATCAATCCTAATGAAACTGGCTTCGGATACGGACAAAGAGCGGTTGTCATGAAAGAAACAGCAACTCAGGGAATGAAATTATTGTTTGATAAACTCTTAGATCTTGCTTAA